Proteins encoded together in one Camelina sativa cultivar DH55 chromosome 9, Cs, whole genome shotgun sequence window:
- the LOC104711339 gene encoding GDSL esterase/lipase At3g48460-like — translation MPSSISLLLTTAVSSVILLFSTVSSAAPVPNVHHPFNKIYAFGDSFTDTGNSRSGEGPAGFGHLSSPPYGMTYFGRPTNRYTDGRLAIDFVAQSMNLPFLPPYLGLRSTKGSNGTARDTHGVNFAVSGATVIKHAFFVKNNLTLDMTPQSIETELGWFDKYLETLGNDQKVSLFKDSLFWIGEIGVNDYAYTLGSTVSSDTIRRLSISTFTRFLETLLNKGVQYMLVQGHPATGCLTLAMSLAAEDDRDSLGCVKSANNQSYIHNLALQSKLKQLRIKYPNATIVYADYWNAYRAVIQNPGMYGITEKFKACCGTGEPYNFQVFQTCGTAAATACKDPSQYINWDGVHLTEAMYKVMADMFLGGTFTRPRFSNLLIKKLNSL, via the exons ATGCCTTCCTCCATCTCTCTCCTCCTCACAACCGCCGTCTCCTCCGTGATCCTCCTCTTCTCCACCGTCTCCTCCGCGGCGCCAGTTCCGAACGTCCACCATCCATTCAACAAAATCTACGCCTTCGGCGACTCTTTCACCGACACCGGAAACTCACGCTCCGGAGAAGGACCAGCCGGATTCGGACACTTGTCAAGTCCTCCATACGGCATGACTTATTTCGGACGGCCAACGAACCGTTACACCGACGGCCGTCTCGCCATCGACTTCGTGGCACAGTCGATGAACCTACCGTTTCTGCCACCGTATCTTGGCCTGAGATCAACCAAAGGTAGTAACGGCACGGCCAGGGATACTCACGGCGTTAACTTCGCCGTCTCTGGAGCTACGGTGATCAAACACGCGTTTTTCGTGAAGAACAATCTAACGCTTGATATGACTCCTCAGTCTATAGAAACAGAGCTTGGCTGGTTCGACAAGTATTTAGAGACACTTGGAAACGATCAGAAGGTTTCGTTGTTtaaagattctctcttttggATCGGAGAAATCGGAGTTAACGATTATGCCTACACCCTTGGATCTACTGTGTCAAGCGATACCATTAGACGACTTAGCATTtcaacttttacaaggtttttggAG ACATTGTTGAACAAAGGTGTGCAATATATGTTGGTACAAGGACATCCGGCAACTGGATGCTTGACGTTAGCAATGTCATTAGCCGCAGAAGATGATCGGGACAGTCTAGGATGTGTGAAGAGTGCCAATAACCAAAGTTACATTCACAATCTTGCTCTTCAATCGAAACTTAAACAACTTAG GATTAAGTATCCGAATGCCACAATAGTCTACGCAGATTACTGGAACGCGTACCGTGCGGTGATTCAAAACCCTGGCATGTACGGCATCACCGAGAAGTTCAAGGCGTGCTGTGGAACCGGAGAGCCGTACAACTTTCAGGTGTTCCAGACGTGTGGGACGGCTGCAGCTACGGCGTGTAAAGATCCGAGTCAATACATCAATTGGGATGGAGTGCACTTGACCGAGGCCATGTATAAGGTCATGGCCGATATGTTCCTCGGCGGCACTTTCACTCGTCCTAGATTTAGTAACTTGTTGATCAAGAAACTAAAcagtttataa